One Primulina huaijiensis isolate GDHJ02 chromosome 5, ASM1229523v2, whole genome shotgun sequence DNA segment encodes these proteins:
- the LOC140976437 gene encoding NF-X1-type zinc finger protein NFXL1, whose protein sequence is MSFSDQTSGRENSYRRPRNNHFQNNRREWVLRGSAATTTTVSPLATVETSTQTDDGNGNGVGSVNRLVRPVVTNRNRNHFGPRGNGDRFINQHKEKEKDRGIDSGKEKAKMVKDMNIPQLLQEIQDKLLKGSVECMICYDMVRRSAAIWSCSSCYSIFHLNCIKKWARAPTSVDLLAEKNQGLNWRCPGCQSVQLVSSKDIRYVCFCGKRPDPPSDLYLTPHSCGEQCGKLLEKDGPDIGMSKEDLCPHVCVLQCHPGPCTPCKAFAPPRRCPCGKKVITTRCSDRKSVLTCGQTCGKLLDCGRHYCERVCHVGPCDPCQVLVNASCFCKKNIEIVHCGDMIVKGEVKVEDGVFSCGFTCEKTLNCGNHGCIENCHPGLCGECELLPDRIKACCCGKTGLKEDRESCLDPIPTCSQVCGKILPCGLHHCQDTCHRGACPPCPVLVTQKCRCGSTSRTVECYKTVSGIDSYTCDKPCGLKKNCGRHRCSERCCPLSNSNSSPMVDWDPHLCSMPCEKKLRCGQHSCMSLCHSGHCPPCLETIFTDLSCACGRTSIPPPLPCGTPLPSCQYPCSVPQPCGHPSSHSCHFGDCPPCSVPVAKECVGGHVVLRNIPCGSKDIRCNKLCGKTRQCGLHACSRNCHPSPCDSSTGSTTGLRVSCGQTCGAPRRDCRHTCTALCHPSTACPDVRCEFSITITCSCGRITAAVPCDNGGSSSGNNADTVFEASTIQKLTAPLQPAAGNGERIPLGQRKLMCDDECAKMERKKVLADAFDANSSNLTALHFGENSSVSEVLSDLLRRDSKWALSVEERCKYLVLGRGRGGLNALKVHVFCIMSKEKRDAVRLIAERWKLSVNAAGWEPKRFVVVHVTPRSKAPARILGVKGSNLSNLIQPPVFDSLVDMDPRLVVALFDLPREADISALVLRFGGECELVWLNDKNALAVFGDPARAATAMRRLDQGSVYYGAIVVPQNGSATPITSSTNAWGSAAAAKDGTVTVVKGNPWKKAVLQEPDWKESSWGAEEWSANIADSKLPSSSGKEAPGMASSNRWSVLDSGSTSKSSNDSVKLEHMSKQPESPSATESKPEVICMNPSTLQEGASDDQSGDVVDDWEKACE, encoded by the coding sequence ATGAGCTTTTCTGATCAAACGAGCGGAAGGGAAAACAGTTATCGACGACCTAGAAACAATCATTTCCAGAATAACCGTCGTGAGTGGGTCCTGCGAGGTTCTGCAGCCACCACGACAACAGTAAGTCCATTAGCTACAGTTGAGACTTCAACCCAGACCGATGATGGAAATGGGAACGGTGTGGGTTCAGTCAATAGGTTGGTTCGACCTGTTGTCACCAACCGGAATAGGAACCATTTCGGGCCAAGAGGAAACGGTGATCGGTTTATTAATCAACACAAAGAGAAGGAGAAGGATCGGGGGATAGATAGCGGCAAAGAGAAGGCTAAGATGGTGAAGGACATGAACATTCCTCAACTCTTGCAGGAAATTCAGGATAAGCTTTTGAAGGGATCTGTTGAATGCATGATTTGTTATGACATGGTTAGAAGGTCTGCCGCAATATGGTCCTGCTCCAGCTGCTACTCAATTTTTCACCTGAATTGTATTAAAAAATGGGCTAGAGCACCTACTTCTGTAGATTTACTGGCTGAAAAGAATCAGGGTTTGAATTGGCGTTGTCCTGGATGTCAATCTGTTCAGCTCGTGTCTTCTAAGGACATTCGATATGTCTGCTTTTGCGGGAAGAGACCAGACCCCCCTTCAGATTTATATTTGACCCCGCATTCTTGTGGCGAGCAATGTGGAAAATTATTGGAAAAGGATGGTCCTGATATTGGCATGAGTAAAGAGGATCTTTGTCCTCATGTTTGTGTTTTACAATGCCATCCTGGTCCTTGTACCCCTTGCAAGGCTTTTGCTCCACCACGTAGGTGTCCTTGTGGGAAGAAAGTGATTACAACAAGATGCTCTGATCGGAAGTCTGTTCTCACCTGTGGACAAACATGTGGCAAGCTTCTTGATTGCGGGCGGCATTATTGTGAAAGGGTATGCCATGTGGGTCCTTGTGATCCTTGCCAGGTTCTTGTTAATGCATCTTGTTTTTGCAAGAAAAACATTGAGATTGTTCACTGTGGAGATATGATTGTTAAGGGAGAAGTCAAGGTTGAAGATGGTGTATTCTCTTGTGGTTTTACTTGTGAGAAGACACTTAATTGTGGCAATCATGGTTGCATCGAAAATTGCCATCCAGGATTATGTGGGGAATGTGAGTTGCTGCCTGATAGAATAAAGGCATGCTGCTGTGGTAAGACAGGCTTAAAAGAGGATAGGGAGAGTTGTCTGGATCCTATCCCTACTTGTTCCCAGGTTTGTGGAAAGATTCTCCCTTGTGGATTACATCACTGTCAGGATACATGCCATCGTGGGGCTTGTCCGCCATGTCCTGTACTTGTTACCCAAAAGTGTCGTTGTGGTTCAACTTCTCGGACTGTGGAGTGCTACAAGACTGTTTCAGGGATAGACAGTTATACATGCGATAAACCTTGTGGCCTGAAGAAAAACTGTGGAAGGCATCGGTGCAGCGAGCGGTGTTGTCCTCTTTCTAATTCTAACAGCTCTCCCATGGTTGATTGGGATCCTCATTTGTGCTCCATGCCATGTGAGAAGAAGCTAAGGTGTGGGCAGCATTCGTGCATGTCACTATGTCACAGTGGTCATTGCCCTCCCTGCCTGGAGACTATTTTTACTGACTTGTCTTGTGCTTGCGGCAGAACTTCAATTCCTCCTCCTCTCCCATGTGGTACGCCTCTCCCTTCATGTCAGTACCCTTGCTCAGTTCCTCAGCCCTGTGGTCATCCTTCTTCACATAGCTGCCATTTTGGGGATTGCCCACCTTGCTCAGTTCCTGTCGCAAAGGAGTGTGTTGGTGGGCATGTGGTTCTCCGGAACATTCCTTGTGGATCAAAGGATATTAGGTGCAACAAGTTATGTGGAAAGACCAGACAATGTGGCTTACATGCGTGCTCTAGGAATTGTCATCCATCGCCATGTGATTCTTCCACTGGATCAACTACTGGTTTGCGAGTATCTTGTGGGCAGACATGTGGTGCACCAAGGAGAGATTGCAGGCATACTTGTACTGCCCTTTGTCACCCTTCAACTGCATGTCCTGACGTGAGATGTGAGTTTTCTATTACAATTACTTGTTCTTGTGGCCGAATCACCGCAGCAGTTCCATGTGATAATGGGGGCAGCAGTTCTGGAAACAATGCTGATACTGTTTTTGAAGCTTCTACAATCCAGAAGTTGACAGCTCCTCTCCAACCTGCAGCAGGTAATGGCGAGAGAATTCCACTTGGTCAGAGGAAGCTTATGTGTGATGATGAATGTGCAAAAATGGAGCGCAAAAAGGTTCTCGCTGATGCTTTTGATGCTAATTCTTCTAACTTGACTGCACTTCACTTTGGCGAGAACTCATCAGTGTCTGAAGTGCTTTCAGACCTTCTCAGGCGTGACTCTAAATGGGCCTTATCTGTGGAAGAGAGGTGCAAATATCTTGTCCTTGGAAGGGGTAGAGGGGGGctcaatgcacttaaagttcaTGTGTTCTGCATAATGTCAAAGGAGAAGAGAGATGCTGTGAGACTGATTGCAGAAAGGTGGAAGCTATCTGTGAATGCTGCTGGTTGGGAGCCAAAAAGATTTGTTGTCGTTCATGTAACACCCAGGTCTAAAGCCCCAGCTCGCATACTCGGTGTTAAAGGTTCCAATCTTAGCAACCTAATTCAACCCCCCGTTTTTGACTCTCTAGTGGACATGGATCCCAGGCTTGTTGTTGCTTTATTTGATTTGCCCAGGGAAGCAGATATTAGTGCCCTGGTTCTAAGGTTCGGAGGGGAATGTGAATTAGTCTGGCTGAATGATAAGAATGCCTTGGCCGTATTTGGTGATCCTGCCCGAGCTGCGACTGCTATGAGGAGACTGGACCAGGGGTCTGTGTATTATGGTGCTATTGTTGTTCCTCAAAACGGCAGTGCTACTCCAATCACTTCCAGCACCAACGCATGGGGATCTGCCGCAGCAGCCAAGGACGGTACCGTCACTGTGGTGAAAGGGAACCCATGGAAGAAGGCAGTACTGCAGGAACCTGACTGGAAGGAGAGTTCTTGGGGTGCTGAGGAGTGGTCTGCAAATATTGCTGATTCCAAGTTGCCTTCATCGAGTGGGAAAGAAGCTCCCGGCATGGCTTCTAGCAACAGATGGAGTGTTTTAGATTCGGGAAGCACCTCGAAATCATCTAATGATTCAGTTAAGCTTGAGCATATGTCGAAACAGCCAGAAAGTCCTTCAGCTACTGAATCTAAACCAGAGGTTATTTGCATGAACCCTTCAACACTGCAAGAAGGGGCGAGCGACGACCAATCAGGTGATGTGGTGGACGATTGGGAGAAAGCATgtgaataa